In Flavobacterium sp. N1736, the following are encoded in one genomic region:
- a CDS encoding DUF1800 domain-containing protein has protein sequence MKKSNLWSLRLGFSGKESDKIEKLGLEKFLKHSYDSKFDTQLPAFLNDDPKTLIELKELKEAIKTADSEEKKKILKKEIYSAVELKKWWIDKMRNDEFPLRENMVCFWHNHFVSTSQKVKVNYWIYQHNMILREHAFGNFKELTKQIVKSNAMVKYLDNVDNKKGKYNENLSRELLELFTIGIGNYSESDIKEGARALAGLNYGDNNAVYRKFAEDNSDKTYFGKTGNWKADDLVDIIFEQKNIPYLITRKILKWFIYDNPSEELVTYYGDYFRKVKFEIQPLLTKIFTEEYKKEDSGTKIKNPLVYILQLIDELEIKDFDNAIVMFFLKQQGMDLYNQINVKGWDGGNSWLTSQIYLQRNNTSDLLCSGRSITRKALNSMANADDKSKVEFEKIDIKIDFDTGGNNKTIITELSNRLLFKVNDSIQKDMENLLKYDFDPKDAHANFAVTRLFNYITKLPEYQIV, from the coding sequence ATGAAAAAAAGCAATCTTTGGTCGTTACGATTGGGTTTTTCCGGAAAAGAATCCGATAAAATTGAAAAACTAGGATTAGAAAAGTTTCTAAAACATTCTTACGATTCAAAATTCGACACACAGCTTCCTGCTTTTTTAAACGATGATCCCAAAACATTAATCGAACTCAAAGAGTTAAAAGAAGCGATAAAAACAGCAGATTCTGAAGAAAAGAAGAAGATTCTCAAAAAAGAAATTTATTCGGCTGTTGAATTAAAAAAATGGTGGATTGACAAAATGCGAAACGACGAATTTCCACTTCGGGAAAATATGGTTTGTTTCTGGCACAATCATTTCGTTTCGACTTCCCAAAAAGTAAAAGTCAACTATTGGATTTATCAGCACAATATGATTTTACGCGAACATGCTTTTGGTAATTTTAAAGAACTCACAAAGCAAATTGTAAAATCGAATGCAATGGTGAAATATTTAGATAATGTCGATAATAAAAAAGGCAAATACAATGAAAATCTAAGTCGTGAATTACTCGAATTATTCACAATCGGAATTGGAAATTATTCTGAAAGCGATATCAAAGAAGGCGCAAGAGCTTTGGCAGGATTAAATTACGGCGATAATAATGCGGTGTACAGAAAATTTGCAGAAGATAATAGTGATAAAACATACTTCGGGAAAACCGGAAACTGGAAAGCAGATGATTTGGTTGATATTATTTTCGAACAAAAAAACATTCCTTATTTGATTACCCGAAAAATTCTTAAATGGTTTATTTATGATAACCCCTCAGAAGAATTGGTAACGTATTATGGCGATTATTTCAGAAAAGTGAAGTTTGAAATACAGCCTCTATTGACTAAGATTTTCACCGAAGAATACAAGAAAGAAGATTCAGGAACTAAAATTAAAAATCCGTTAGTTTATATTTTACAATTAATTGATGAATTAGAAATTAAAGATTTTGATAATGCCATCGTCATGTTTTTTCTGAAACAGCAGGGAATGGATTTATACAATCAGATTAATGTAAAAGGCTGGGACGGCGGAAATTCCTGGCTGACTTCTCAAATTTATCTGCAGCGTAATAATACTTCCGATTTGCTTTGCAGCGGAAGAAGTATTACAAGAAAAGCCCTCAATTCTATGGCAAATGCCGATGATAAATCAAAAGTTGAATTTGAAAAAATTGATATAAAAATTGATTTTGATACTGGGGGAAACAACAAAACTATTATCACTGAATTATCGAACAGGTTATTATTTAAAGTAAACGATTCAATACAAAAAGACATGGAAAATTTACTGAAATACGACTTTGACCCAAAAGACGCGCACGCCAATTTTGCAGTAACAAGACTTTTTAATTACATCACAAAATTGCCGGAATATCAAATTGTTTAA
- a CDS encoding ribonucleoside-diphosphate reductase subunit alpha: MYVVKRDGHKEPVMFDKITERIKKLCYGLNELVDPVKVAMRVIEGLYDGVSTSELDNLAAETAASMTIAHPDYAQLAARVAISNLHSNTKKSFSETMKDMYNYVNPRNGQDAPLLSDEVFKVIQENSAFLDSHIIYTRDFNYDYFGFKTLERSYLLKINGKIVERPQHMLMRVSVGIHLDDLKSVIETYDLMSKKFFTHATPTLFNAGTPKPQMSSCFLLAMQDDSIDGIYDTLKQTAKISQSAGGIGLSIHNVRATGSYIRGTNGTSNGIVPMLRVFNDTARYVDQGGGKRKGSFAIYIETWHADIFEFLDLKKNTGKEEMRARDLFFAMWTSDLFMKRVQEDSTWTLMCPNECPGLYDVYGEEFEAMYTDYEFRGKGRKTIRARELWEKILESQIETGTPYMLYKDAANRKSNHKNLGTIRSSNLCTEIMEYTSKDEIAVCNLASISLPMFIENGKFDHQALYNVTKRVTRNLNKVIDRNYYPVKEAENSNMRHRPVGLGVQGLADAFIMLRLPFTSDEAKTLNQEIFETLYFAAVTASMEMAKEEGPYSTFEGSPMSKGEFQYNMWGMKDEELSGRWDWASLRKEVMEHGVRNSLLVAPMPTASTSQILGNNEAFEPYTSNIYTRRVLSGEFIVVNKHLLEDLVKLGLWNETLKQEIMRHNGSVQNIDVIPQDLKELYKTVWEMSMKDIIDMSRQRGYFIDQSQSLNLFMQDANYSKLTSMHFYAWQSGLKTGMYYLRTKSAVDAIKFTLNNDKKEEVPTLVAETEAISVEDYKAMLLKAQAADPEDCEMCGS, from the coding sequence ATGTATGTAGTAAAAAGAGATGGCCACAAAGAGCCCGTAATGTTTGATAAGATTACAGAAAGAATCAAAAAATTGTGTTACGGCTTGAATGAGCTTGTAGATCCTGTGAAGGTAGCGATGAGAGTTATCGAAGGATTGTATGATGGGGTTTCTACTTCTGAACTTGATAATCTTGCAGCAGAAACGGCGGCTTCTATGACAATTGCGCATCCTGATTATGCACAATTGGCAGCGCGTGTGGCAATTTCAAACCTACATTCAAATACGAAAAAGTCGTTCTCAGAAACGATGAAAGATATGTACAACTATGTAAATCCAAGAAACGGACAAGATGCGCCATTACTTTCGGATGAAGTATTTAAAGTAATTCAGGAAAACTCAGCTTTCTTAGATTCTCATATCATTTATACTAGAGATTTTAATTACGATTATTTCGGATTTAAAACTTTAGAGCGTTCGTATTTGCTAAAAATCAACGGAAAAATCGTCGAAAGACCGCAACATATGTTGATGCGTGTTTCGGTTGGTATTCACTTAGATGATTTAAAATCAGTAATCGAAACGTACGATTTAATGTCTAAAAAGTTCTTCACGCATGCAACGCCAACGTTGTTTAATGCCGGAACTCCAAAACCACAAATGTCTTCTTGTTTCCTTTTGGCAATGCAGGATGATAGTATTGATGGTATTTATGACACCTTAAAACAAACGGCTAAAATCTCGCAATCAGCGGGAGGAATTGGTCTTTCTATTCATAACGTTCGTGCGACAGGATCTTACATTCGTGGTACAAACGGAACCTCAAACGGAATTGTGCCAATGTTGAGAGTTTTCAACGATACAGCACGTTACGTAGATCAGGGTGGAGGAAAGCGTAAAGGAAGTTTTGCGATTTATATCGAAACATGGCATGCGGATATCTTCGAATTTTTGGATTTAAAGAAAAATACAGGAAAAGAAGAAATGCGTGCAAGAGATTTATTCTTCGCGATGTGGACATCTGATTTATTTATGAAACGTGTTCAGGAAGATTCAACATGGACTTTAATGTGTCCTAACGAATGTCCGGGATTATACGATGTTTACGGAGAAGAATTCGAAGCAATGTATACGGATTATGAATTTAGAGGAAAAGGTAGAAAAACCATTCGTGCGCGTGAATTATGGGAGAAAATCCTTGAATCGCAAATCGAAACAGGAACACCTTATATGTTGTACAAAGATGCGGCAAACCGTAAATCAAACCACAAGAATTTAGGAACAATTCGTTCATCTAACTTGTGTACTGAGATTATGGAATACACATCTAAAGATGAAATTGCGGTATGTAACTTAGCTTCTATTTCGTTGCCAATGTTTATTGAAAACGGAAAATTCGATCACCAGGCACTTTACAATGTTACAAAACGTGTAACGCGTAACCTGAACAAAGTAATCGACAGAAACTATTATCCGGTAAAAGAAGCTGAAAACTCAAACATGCGTCACCGTCCGGTAGGATTAGGAGTACAAGGTTTGGCAGATGCTTTTATCATGTTGCGTCTGCCGTTTACAAGTGACGAAGCCAAAACGTTGAATCAGGAAATTTTCGAAACTTTATACTTTGCAGCCGTAACCGCTTCTATGGAAATGGCAAAAGAAGAAGGACCATATTCTACATTTGAGGGATCTCCAATGTCTAAAGGAGAATTCCAATACAATATGTGGGGAATGAAAGATGAAGAATTATCAGGACGTTGGGACTGGGCTTCATTAAGAAAAGAAGTAATGGAACACGGAGTTCGTAACTCATTGTTAGTTGCGCCAATGCCAACAGCTTCAACTTCTCAGATTTTAGGAAACAACGAAGCTTTCGAACCCTATACATCAAACATTTACACACGTCGTGTATTGTCTGGAGAATTTATTGTAGTAAACAAACATTTACTGGAAGATTTAGTAAAACTAGGTTTGTGGAACGAAACATTGAAACAAGAAATTATGCGTCATAACGGATCAGTTCAAAACATTGATGTGATTCCGCAAGACCTGAAAGAACTATACAAGACAGTTTGGGAAATGTCTATGAAAGACATTATCGATATGTCACGTCAAAGAGGTTATTTTATTGACCAATCGCAATCGTTGAACTTGTTTATGCAAGATGCAAACTATTCTAAACTAACGTCAATGCACTTTTACGCTTGGCAATCAGGTTTAAAAACAGGAATGTATTACTTGAGAACAAAATCAGCAGTTGATGCGATTAAATTTACCTTAAACAACGATAAAAAAGAAGAAGTTCCAACATTAGTTGCAGAAACTGAAGCAATCAGCGTTGAAGATTATAAAGCGATGTTGCTAAAAGCACAAGCCGCAGATCCTGAAGATTGTGAAATGTGTGGGTCTTAA
- a CDS encoding ribonucleotide-diphosphate reductase subunit beta: protein MSQVEPILQENKNRFVIFPIKHHDIWEWYKKMEASFWTAEEIDLHQDLTDWNNKLSDDERYFIKHILAFFAASDGIVNENLAENFVNEVQYAEAKFFYGFQIMMENIHSETYSLLIDTYVKDEAEKAELFNALEVFPAIKKKADWALKWIESDSFAERLIAFAAVEGIFFSGAFCSIYWLKKRGLMPGLTFSNELISRDEGVHCDFAVHLHNHHLINKVPKDRIKEIIVDALDIEREFVTESLPVSLIGMNAALMTQYLEFVADRLLVELGCERVYGSANPFDFMDMISLQGKTNFFEKRVAEYQKSGVMNTDSDAQKISFDADF from the coding sequence ATGTCGCAAGTCGAACCAATTTTACAAGAAAACAAGAACCGTTTCGTTATTTTTCCTATCAAACATCATGATATTTGGGAATGGTATAAGAAGATGGAAGCTAGTTTTTGGACTGCAGAGGAAATCGATTTGCACCAGGACTTAACAGACTGGAATAATAAGCTGAGTGATGATGAAAGATATTTCATTAAACACATTCTTGCGTTTTTTGCAGCTTCTGACGGAATCGTGAATGAAAACCTTGCTGAGAACTTTGTAAATGAAGTTCAATATGCCGAAGCAAAGTTTTTCTACGGTTTTCAAATCATGATGGAAAACATTCACAGCGAAACATACTCTTTATTAATTGACACTTATGTGAAAGATGAAGCAGAGAAAGCGGAATTGTTTAATGCTTTGGAAGTTTTTCCTGCAATTAAGAAAAAAGCAGACTGGGCTTTAAAGTGGATCGAATCTGATTCATTTGCTGAAAGACTAATTGCTTTTGCAGCTGTTGAAGGAATTTTCTTTTCAGGTGCTTTCTGTTCAATTTACTGGTTGAAAAAACGTGGTTTAATGCCAGGTTTAACTTTTTCTAACGAGTTAATTTCTCGTGACGAAGGTGTACATTGTGATTTTGCAGTACACTTGCACAATCACCATTTGATTAACAAAGTGCCAAAAGACAGAATTAAAGAAATCATTGTTGATGCTTTAGATATCGAAAGAGAATTTGTTACAGAATCTCTGCCGGTAAGTTTAATTGGTATGAATGCAGCATTAATGACACAATACTTAGAATTTGTTGCTGACAGATTATTAGTAGAATTAGGCTGCGAACGTGTTTATGGATCAGCAAATCCGTTTGACTTCATGGACATGATTTCTCTTCAGGGAAAAACTAATTTCTTTGAAAAACGTGTTGCAGAGTATCAAAAATCCGGTGTGATGAACACAGATAGTGATGCTCAGAAAATTTCATTTGATGCAGATTTTTAG
- a CDS encoding DUF3109 family protein — translation MFQLGKTIISEDILEKEFVCNLSACKGACCVDGDAGAPLSEAETKIMEEIYPKVKPFLRKEGIAAIEAQGTWVKGTDGDLETPLIDNKDCAYVIFDGKTALCGIEQAYNQGIVDWKKPVSCHLYPIRVKDFTEFAAVNYDKWDICDDACSLGKELEVPVYKFVKEALIRRFGEDWYMELEKVAQELKNS, via the coding sequence ATGTTTCAATTAGGTAAAACCATTATTTCAGAGGATATTCTTGAAAAAGAATTTGTATGCAACTTGTCAGCTTGTAAAGGAGCTTGCTGCGTTGACGGAGATGCCGGTGCACCTTTAAGCGAAGCTGAGACAAAAATAATGGAGGAAATTTATCCTAAAGTAAAACCCTTTTTACGTAAAGAAGGAATTGCTGCTATAGAAGCGCAGGGAACCTGGGTAAAAGGAACTGATGGCGATCTTGAAACGCCGCTAATAGATAATAAGGATTGTGCTTACGTTATTTTTGACGGAAAAACGGCACTTTGCGGAATCGAGCAAGCATACAATCAGGGAATTGTTGATTGGAAAAAACCTGTTTCCTGTCATTTATATCCAATTCGTGTAAAAGACTTCACAGAATTTGCCGCAGTTAATTATGACAAATGGGATATTTGTGACGACGCCTGTTCTTTAGGTAAAGAGTTAGAAGTTCCGGTCTATAAATTTGTAAAAGAAGCTTTAATTCGTCGCTTTGGCGAAGATTGGTATATGGAGCTTGAAAAAGTAGCTCAGGAACTTAAAAATTCTTAA
- a CDS encoding MarC family protein, protein MLEIDLKEIITVGMVLFAVIDIVGSIPIIVNLRAKVGHIESEKASIVAGMIMIVFLFVGEGLLNLIGIDVHSFAVAGSFVLFFLALEMILGIRIYRDEEPGSASIVPLAFPLIAGAGTMTTLLSLRSQFHTINIIIAILLNIILVYIVLKSSKKIENLLGENGLGVVRKTFGVILLAIAVKLFAANVKGLFV, encoded by the coding sequence ATGTTAGAAATTGACCTTAAAGAAATTATTACTGTTGGAATGGTGCTTTTTGCCGTAATTGATATTGTGGGATCTATTCCGATTATTGTGAATTTAAGAGCAAAAGTTGGTCATATCGAATCTGAGAAAGCTTCGATTGTTGCCGGAATGATTATGATTGTTTTTCTTTTTGTTGGTGAAGGTTTACTTAATCTTATCGGTATCGATGTGCATTCGTTTGCTGTTGCGGGTTCGTTTGTATTATTTTTTCTTGCTTTAGAAATGATTTTAGGAATCAGGATTTATCGTGACGAAGAACCGGGATCTGCTTCTATCGTTCCATTAGCGTTTCCGTTAATTGCGGGAGCAGGAACAATGACTACTTTGCTTTCGCTTCGATCTCAATTTCACACTATAAATATTATAATTGCTATTTTACTAAATATCATCTTAGTCTATATTGTTTTGAAATCTTCAAAAAAAATCGAAAATTTATTAGGAGAAAACGGACTTGGCGTGGTTCGCAAGACTTTTGGAGTAATACTTTTGGCAATTGCTGTTAAATTATTCGCTGCTAATGTTAAAGGTTTGTTTGTCTAA
- a CDS encoding FAD-dependent oxidoreductase, whose product MFDVLIIGGGVSGMSCALVLGSAKNKAFVTDKKIGIFTHQKNSSLQEAIFYNAYGITPGKLGSDLLIESTQDLAMTYPHITQIANEKVIRVKGSYPEFTVVTNKNEYKTKSIVIGIGSANTFDIEGLMQYIEPHKKALPEKQRIQLKNDDHKVADGIYVIGTLAGWRSQLAIAAGSGAAVATDILTLWNNGVQTHSHDSIR is encoded by the coding sequence ATGTTTGACGTTTTAATTATTGGCGGAGGAGTTTCGGGCATGTCTTGTGCACTCGTTTTAGGATCTGCCAAAAACAAAGCTTTTGTTACCGATAAAAAAATCGGAATTTTTACACATCAAAAAAATTCTTCGTTACAAGAAGCAATTTTCTACAACGCTTATGGCATAACGCCAGGAAAATTAGGTTCTGATTTGCTTATAGAAAGCACACAGGATTTGGCAATGACTTACCCTCATATTACTCAGATTGCAAATGAAAAAGTAATTAGAGTTAAAGGTTCTTATCCTGAATTTACTGTAGTTACCAATAAAAATGAATACAAAACCAAAAGTATCGTAATAGGAATTGGTTCTGCCAATACTTTTGATATTGAAGGTTTAATGCAATATATTGAACCGCACAAAAAAGCACTTCCCGAAAAACAACGTATTCAGCTTAAAAACGACGATCATAAAGTTGCTGATGGCATTTATGTTATTGGAACTCTTGCAGGCTGGAGAAGTCAACTGGCAATTGCAGCCGGAAGCGGCGCCGCTGTTGCAACAGATATTCTGACTTTATGGAATAACGGTGTGCAAACGCATTCTCACGATAGTATTCGATAA
- a CDS encoding nuclear transport factor 2 family protein, giving the protein MKIEAIVNAEIELLTAIKKADVSALEKMLHDDLLFNLPDGNTITKELDLESYRLGKMQIEMLEASDQIINIIDDTAIVAVTVSLKGTYDNNPLVGAFRYIRVWKQFDENLKVIAGSCVVLQ; this is encoded by the coding sequence ATGAAAATAGAAGCGATAGTAAATGCGGAAATCGAACTTTTGACAGCAATTAAAAAAGCAGATGTTTCTGCTTTAGAAAAAATGCTGCATGACGATTTGCTGTTCAATTTGCCTGATGGAAATACGATTACGAAAGAACTTGATTTAGAATCGTATCGTTTAGGGAAAATGCAAATTGAAATGCTGGAAGCTTCAGATCAAATTATTAATATAATAGATGATACTGCGATTGTCGCTGTAACAGTTTCATTAAAAGGGACGTATGATAATAATCCTTTAGTTGGAGCGTTTCGTTATATCAGGGTTTGGAAACAATTCGACGAAAACCTAAAAGTAATTGCCGGAAGCTGCGTTGTTTTGCAATAA
- a CDS encoding S41 family peptidase, translating to MKFNSTYLPIVIGAAFALGTVLGSMMNAPADDQLLAKNSSKTKLNKLIDFINNEYVDSVNTDSIVNLTVDNILSKLDPHSVYIPPSEQAEVAESMKGDFVGIGINFYMYRDSVAIIRPVENGPSAKAGLKSGDRILFAGKTKLFGRKLPSDSLFSKLKGIKGSEIELTVFRKSEQKKLKFKIKRDVIPIKSVDASLLLDNKTGYIKINRFAETTYKEFKSGLTRLKQNGIESLIIDLRDNGGGYMEEAVAIADEFLKDKQLIVFTKNKNGTTEKTFATKSGSFETGKIYILINENSASASEILAGALQDNDRGTIVGRRSFGKGLVQREMDFNDGSAVRLTVARYYTPTGRSIQKPYKKGNEEYYKESEDRIKTGELYAKDSIKVADSLKFKTPKGRIVYGGGGIVPDVFVPMEAEHGNENVAYLLQTGIVGHFVFEELDKDRNAFAGLHFNQFLAKMKSNDAYFNKFKKYILLTGLDLKLDKTKALVNRYITAEFARQLYGELYYYDVILKDDAMIKVVLNPKK from the coding sequence ATGAAATTTAATTCAACATATTTACCCATAGTTATAGGAGCAGCTTTTGCTCTTGGCACCGTTCTCGGAAGCATGATGAATGCTCCTGCTGATGATCAGCTTTTGGCTAAAAACAGTTCTAAAACCAAACTAAACAAGCTGATCGATTTTATCAATAATGAATATGTTGATAGCGTCAATACAGATTCTATTGTAAATCTTACAGTAGACAATATTTTATCCAAACTAGATCCGCATTCCGTTTATATTCCGCCAAGCGAACAGGCAGAAGTGGCAGAAAGTATGAAAGGCGATTTCGTAGGAATCGGTATTAACTTTTATATGTATCGCGATTCTGTAGCAATTATAAGACCGGTTGAAAATGGTCCTTCGGCAAAAGCCGGATTAAAATCAGGCGATCGAATTTTATTTGCAGGAAAAACGAAATTATTTGGACGAAAATTACCTTCAGATAGTTTATTCTCTAAACTAAAAGGAATAAAAGGTTCTGAAATCGAATTGACCGTTTTTAGAAAATCAGAACAAAAGAAATTAAAATTCAAGATAAAAAGAGATGTCATTCCGATAAAAAGTGTTGACGCATCTTTATTATTAGACAATAAAACCGGTTACATCAAAATCAATCGATTTGCCGAAACAACTTATAAAGAGTTTAAATCGGGTTTGACAAGGTTAAAACAAAATGGTATTGAATCGCTTATAATTGACCTTCGCGATAATGGAGGCGGTTATATGGAAGAAGCTGTGGCTATTGCCGATGAGTTTTTAAAAGACAAACAGCTTATCGTTTTTACCAAAAATAAAAACGGAACAACCGAGAAAACATTTGCCACCAAAAGCGGAAGTTTTGAAACCGGAAAAATATACATTTTGATTAATGAAAATAGTGCATCGGCAAGTGAAATTTTAGCCGGAGCTCTACAGGATAATGATCGCGGAACTATTGTTGGACGCCGTTCTTTTGGGAAAGGTTTGGTACAGCGCGAAATGGATTTCAATGACGGATCGGCAGTGCGATTAACCGTAGCCAGATATTATACGCCAACCGGAAGATCGATTCAGAAACCCTATAAAAAAGGAAACGAAGAATATTATAAAGAGTCGGAAGATCGTATTAAAACGGGTGAACTTTATGCCAAAGACAGTATAAAAGTAGCAGATTCTTTAAAATTTAAAACACCAAAAGGAAGAATTGTTTACGGTGGCGGCGGAATCGTTCCGGATGTTTTTGTGCCAATGGAAGCAGAACACGGAAATGAAAATGTCGCTTATTTATTGCAAACCGGAATCGTGGGTCATTTTGTTTTTGAAGAATTGGATAAAGACCGAAATGCTTTTGCAGGACTTCACTTTAATCAGTTTTTAGCGAAGATGAAAAGCAATGATGCTTACTTTAATAAATTCAAAAAATACATTCTGCTAACAGGTTTGGATTTAAAATTAGACAAAACAAAAGCCTTGGTAAATCGTTATATTACTGCAGAATTTGCCAGACAATTATATGGAGAGTTGTATTATTATGATGTAATTCTAAAAGATGACGCCATGATTAAAGTAGTTTTAAATCCGAAGAAATAA
- a CDS encoding deoxycytidylate deaminase, whose translation MEVKLNKYDKAYLRIAKEWSLLSYCKRKQVGAIIVKDRMIISDGYNGTPSGFENCCEDEDGLTRWDVLHAEANAILKVARSTQSCEGATLYITLSPCKECSKLIHQSGIKRVVYKDGYRDDSGIQFLIKAGIEVEHIPVLEE comes from the coding sequence ATGGAAGTAAAATTAAATAAATACGATAAAGCGTATCTTCGAATTGCCAAAGAATGGAGTTTGCTCTCGTATTGCAAGCGTAAACAAGTAGGCGCGATTATCGTAAAAGACCGAATGATTATTTCTGATGGTTACAATGGTACACCATCCGGATTTGAAAATTGCTGCGAAGATGAAGACGGATTAACCCGTTGGGATGTTTTGCATGCCGAGGCAAATGCCATCTTAAAAGTAGCACGATCTACACAATCCTGCGAAGGTGCGACATTGTATATTACACTTTCGCCCTGCAAAGAATGCAGTAAATTAATACATCAGTCAGGGATAAAAAGAGTCGTTTATAAGGATGGTTATCGCGACGATTCAGGAATTCAATTTTTAATAAAAGCAGGTATCGAAGTCGAACATATTCCTGTTTTAGAAGAATAA
- a CDS encoding HupE/UreJ family protein gives MSEFWIYFQIGLKHVLDIHAYDHVLFLIALTVPYTFKDWKRILLLVTVFTVGHTLALVLSVFGIIAVKVNIVEFLIPITILVTAFYHLFTAGKATKNDGLNLIFFVTLFFGIIHGLGFSNYFKTILGGTATSKLLPLGEFALGIETAQLVVVFVVLLLSYIVQTVFRFSKRDWALVMSAFIIGVVIPMILESPIWNR, from the coding sequence ATGTCAGAATTTTGGATTTATTTTCAGATAGGATTAAAGCATGTTTTAGATATTCACGCTTATGATCACGTTCTTTTTTTAATCGCATTAACAGTTCCTTACACCTTTAAAGACTGGAAAAGAATTTTGCTCTTAGTAACTGTTTTTACAGTTGGTCACACATTAGCTTTAGTGCTTTCTGTTTTTGGAATCATTGCTGTAAAAGTAAACATTGTCGAGTTTTTAATTCCAATTACAATCTTGGTAACAGCATTTTATCATTTGTTTACAGCAGGAAAAGCAACTAAAAATGATGGATTGAATTTGATCTTTTTTGTGACCTTGTTTTTCGGAATTATTCACGGATTAGGATTTTCAAATTATTTTAAAACAATTTTAGGAGGTACCGCAACGTCAAAATTATTACCTTTAGGGGAATTTGCGTTAGGTATCGAAACCGCACAGCTTGTTGTAGTTTTTGTGGTTTTGTTACTATCATATATTGTACAAACCGTATTTCGTTTTTCAAAACGCGATTGGGCACTTGTAATGTCGGCTTTTATTATCGGAGTTGTGATTCCGATGATTTTAGAAAGCCCAATTTGGAACAGATAA
- a CDS encoding TerB family tellurite resistance protein yields the protein MSFSDLFDSEFKQRNKGHFSAIVRVALADGIVHPEEKSFLDKLASRLEISETEYEEILNDPLKYPINPPYLHVQRLERLYDLTRMVHVDHHLEDQQEVMLRKLGIALGFTPSNVNYIIAKALSLVDKKVDADTFVYEMQHMHK from the coding sequence ATGTCATTTTCAGATTTATTCGATAGCGAATTCAAACAAAGAAACAAAGGTCACTTTTCAGCAATTGTTCGTGTAGCTTTAGCAGACGGGATTGTGCATCCGGAAGAAAAGAGTTTCTTGGATAAATTAGCTTCACGTTTAGAAATTTCAGAGACTGAATACGAAGAAATTCTAAACGATCCTTTAAAATATCCAATCAACCCGCCTTATTTACACGTTCAGCGTTTAGAGCGTTTATACGATTTAACTAGAATGGTGCACGTAGATCATCATTTAGAAGATCAACAAGAAGTAATGTTAAGAAAATTAGGAATTGCTTTAGGTTTTACGCCAAGCAACGTAAATTATATCATAGCAAAAGCATTATCATTAGTAGATAAAAAAGTAGATGCAGACACTTTTGTTTACGAAATGCAGCATATGCATAAATAG